One genomic region from Sinorhizobium numidicum encodes:
- a CDS encoding TlpA disulfide reductase family protein — MVLRMGSPAPAIKVQNWLRGEPLANFQPDKVYIVEFWATWCGPCVAAMPHLVQLQEQYKDSGLEVVGVAAHEHAPTADEARTKLDAWLTEKCSNLNYRIAFDSTGEMNKLWMEPSFSVGIPTSFVVDRDGHIAFIGHPMSLYDVLPQVLDGSWRTSDQGKAADRERIAKSEHTAREQALKKPINDKFWAAVKAKDWKTALSAIEDGIALMPDDINFRVAHAHLLLHRMRDMQTGLPVIRQLVRDAIDRNSEHWMIMAIDQLFHPANDYSRFPAAERFAMGKELSEHILALNPPPDDVPKFLSYRAVAHYYHETGNKDRAIALVELAIKALDGPEPMPDELKQEFLPDLLQTLANYKGEKVCYGALRATPQKDIPNGASPKADKENLT, encoded by the coding sequence ATGGTCTTGCGTATGGGGTCTCCGGCTCCAGCGATCAAAGTGCAGAACTGGCTGCGTGGCGAGCCCCTCGCGAACTTTCAGCCGGACAAAGTCTACATCGTCGAGTTTTGGGCAACTTGGTGCGGACCCTGTGTGGCGGCGATGCCGCATCTGGTGCAGCTCCAGGAGCAATACAAGGACAGCGGACTTGAGGTCGTCGGTGTTGCGGCACATGAACACGCTCCAACGGCCGATGAGGCCCGAACCAAGTTGGACGCGTGGTTGACCGAAAAGTGCTCGAATCTGAACTATCGGATCGCATTCGACTCCACAGGCGAAATGAACAAGCTTTGGATGGAACCGAGCTTTTCTGTTGGGATTCCGACCTCGTTCGTGGTCGACCGAGACGGCCACATTGCCTTTATAGGTCACCCGATGTCACTCTATGATGTTTTGCCGCAAGTGCTTGACGGCAGCTGGCGCACCAGTGATCAAGGGAAAGCCGCCGACAGGGAGCGGATCGCCAAAAGCGAACACACAGCGCGAGAACAAGCGTTGAAGAAGCCGATCAATGACAAATTTTGGGCGGCGGTGAAGGCAAAGGATTGGAAGACGGCCCTCTCGGCAATCGAAGACGGCATCGCCTTGATGCCGGACGACATCAATTTCCGCGTGGCTCATGCGCACCTGTTGCTTCACAGGATGCGCGACATGCAGACCGGCTTGCCCGTCATACGCCAATTGGTTCGCGATGCAATCGACCGAAACTCCGAGCATTGGATGATCATGGCGATAGACCAACTCTTTCATCCGGCAAATGACTATTCGCGTTTTCCCGCTGCTGAGCGCTTTGCGATGGGCAAGGAGCTCTCCGAACACATCCTGGCACTGAATCCCCCACCAGACGACGTCCCTAAGTTCCTGTCTTATCGGGCAGTCGCTCACTACTATCATGAGACCGGCAACAAAGATCGCGCGATCGCGTTGGTCGAGCTGGCAATAAAGGCGCTGGACGGTCCAGAGCCTATGCCGGACGAACTGAAACAGGAATTTCTACCGGATTTGCTGCAGACCCTTGCCAACTACAAGGGTGAGAAGGTTTGTTACGGCGCTCTCCGTGCGACTCCGCAAAAGGATATCCCGAACGGCGCCAGTCCGAAGGCGGACAAGGAGAATTTGACTTGA
- a CDS encoding AAA family ATPase — translation MTSIDRFAWQALHRHFKNDDLTGLVSSRRRFAPHLLPDIQTVIEEQIAPLSPKLVGVQQQDERFPMKLADLVIREGGGVVSLTPLRYEDIDIGGAEPFASLHNALWLFQIGHEPVAILLSQFHDYWRRVLQVEIAHLPGEEASALSRGFLRNIQAAGERSRYYRNKVLSFELDTGGDGMQGTMRVHRLPDIHREDVVLSEATMARLDTHILEFDRHREGLKRRGQSVKKGILLYGPPGTGKTHVIRYLSANLPGRTTILVTAEQMTIPFAIQYYIGLARTLQPSIVVLEDVDLVGRSREDIYSYKAEGLLNRLLNEMDGLAPDADIFFILTTNRPEDIEDALASRPGRVDEAIEVPLPDAVCREQLIKLYGHALVFENGAMADAVARSEDSSAAYVKEMVRRLAQRSLARDGGHFVSREDVEVVVGDSAVLADRLGRRIVGLSVKTSRRRRQSAEEDDSNCCD, via the coding sequence ATGACCAGTATAGACCGCTTCGCATGGCAAGCCCTTCATCGCCATTTCAAGAACGATGATTTGACCGGTCTCGTTAGCTCCCGCCGAAGGTTTGCTCCACATCTCCTGCCAGACATTCAAACCGTTATTGAAGAGCAGATCGCACCTCTGTCTCCCAAGCTTGTCGGCGTCCAGCAGCAGGACGAGCGCTTCCCCATGAAGCTGGCAGACCTGGTCATTCGCGAGGGAGGCGGCGTCGTTTCGCTGACGCCGTTGCGATATGAGGACATCGACATCGGCGGAGCTGAGCCTTTCGCTTCTCTGCACAACGCTCTGTGGCTATTCCAGATCGGCCACGAGCCGGTCGCGATTCTTCTGTCGCAGTTCCATGACTACTGGCGCCGGGTGCTTCAAGTAGAAATCGCTCATCTGCCCGGCGAGGAGGCATCCGCCTTATCGCGCGGATTTCTTCGGAACATCCAGGCCGCGGGCGAGAGATCACGGTATTATCGCAACAAGGTTCTCTCCTTCGAGCTCGATACAGGCGGGGATGGGATGCAGGGTACGATGCGCGTTCATCGCCTTCCTGACATACACCGGGAAGACGTGGTGCTTTCCGAAGCAACTATGGCGCGTCTCGATACTCACATCCTCGAATTTGATCGACACCGAGAGGGGCTGAAGCGCCGCGGCCAATCAGTGAAAAAGGGTATTCTGCTCTACGGGCCACCTGGCACCGGCAAGACGCACGTCATCCGTTATCTTTCTGCCAACCTACCGGGGCGCACCACCATTCTGGTCACGGCTGAGCAGATGACGATCCCGTTCGCGATCCAGTACTACATCGGGCTGGCCCGTACCCTGCAGCCGAGCATCGTCGTGCTGGAGGACGTCGATCTGGTGGGCCGGTCGCGAGAAGATATTTATAGTTACAAAGCCGAAGGCCTCCTCAATCGTCTGTTGAACGAAATGGATGGTCTTGCACCAGATGCAGACATTTTCTTCATTCTAACGACGAATCGGCCGGAGGACATTGAAGACGCGCTCGCCTCGCGCCCAGGCCGCGTGGACGAAGCTATTGAGGTTCCGCTCCCCGACGCTGTTTGCCGCGAGCAGCTCATCAAGCTGTATGGTCATGCACTCGTTTTCGAGAACGGAGCTATGGCCGATGCCGTCGCGCGCTCAGAGGACAGCAGCGCGGCTTATGTCAAGGAGATGGTCCGCCGTCTCGCGCAACGGAGCCTTGCTCGAGATGGCGGTCATTTTGTCTCCCGCGAGGATGTGGAGGTGGTCGTTGGCGACTCCGCAGTATTGGCCGACCGCCTCGGTAGGCGCATTGTCGGCCTCAGCGTGAAAACTTCAAGAAGACGAAGACAAAGCGCCGAAGAAGATGACTCAAATTGCTGCGATTAA
- the groL gene encoding chaperonin GroEL (60 kDa chaperone family; promotes refolding of misfolded polypeptides especially under stressful conditions; forms two stacked rings of heptamers to form a barrel-shaped 14mer; ends can be capped by GroES; misfolded proteins enter the barrel where they are refolded when GroES binds) translates to MAAKEVKFGRSAREKMLRGVDILADAVKVTLGPKGRNVVIDKSFGAPRITKDGVTVAKEIELEDKFENMGAQMVREVASKTNDIAGDGTTTATVLAQAIVREGAKAVAAGMNPMDLKRGIDLAVAEVVKDLLAKAKKINTSDEVAQVGTISANGEKQIGLDIAEAMQKVGNEGVITVEEAKTAETELEVVEGMQFDRGYLSPYFVTNPEKMVADLEDAFILLHEKKLSNLQAMLPVLEAVVQNGKPLLIIAEDVEGEALATLVVNKLRGGLKIAAVKAPGFGDRRKAMLEDIAILTGGTVISEDLGIKLENVTLDMLGRAKKVSISKENTTIVDGAGQKSDIEGRITQIKAQIEETTSDYDREKLQERLAKLAGGVAVIRVGGATEVEVKEKKDRIDDALNATRAAVQEGIVPGGGVALLRSSVKITVKGENDDQEAGINIVRRALQAPARQIVENAGDEASIVVGKILEKNTDDFGYNAQTGEYGDMIAMGIIDPVKVVRTALQDAASVAGLLVTTEAMIAELPKKDAPAMPGGMGGMGGMDMM, encoded by the coding sequence ATGGCAGCTAAAGAAGTCAAGTTCGGCCGCAGCGCGCGCGAGAAGATGCTGCGCGGCGTCGACATCCTCGCCGATGCAGTCAAGGTGACGCTCGGCCCGAAGGGCCGTAACGTCGTTATCGACAAGTCCTTCGGCGCTCCGCGCATCACCAAGGACGGCGTCACCGTCGCCAAGGAAATCGAACTCGAAGACAAGTTCGAGAACATGGGCGCCCAGATGGTCCGCGAAGTCGCTTCGAAGACCAATGATATCGCAGGCGACGGCACGACGACCGCGACCGTTCTCGCCCAGGCAATCGTTCGCGAAGGCGCAAAGGCCGTTGCTGCCGGCATGAACCCGATGGACCTGAAGCGCGGCATCGACCTCGCCGTTGCCGAAGTCGTTAAGGACCTGCTCGCCAAGGCCAAGAAGATCAACACCTCGGACGAAGTTGCGCAGGTCGGCACGATCTCCGCAAACGGTGAAAAGCAGATCGGCCTCGACATTGCTGAAGCGATGCAGAAGGTCGGCAACGAAGGCGTCATCACGGTTGAAGAAGCCAAGACCGCCGAAACCGAACTCGAAGTCGTCGAAGGCATGCAGTTCGACCGCGGCTACCTGTCGCCTTACTTCGTCACCAACCCGGAAAAGATGGTCGCCGACCTCGAAGACGCTTTCATTCTCCTGCACGAGAAGAAGCTCTCGAACCTCCAGGCCATGCTCCCGGTTCTCGAAGCCGTCGTCCAGAACGGCAAGCCGCTCCTGATCATCGCTGAAGACGTCGAAGGCGAAGCCCTTGCAACGCTCGTCGTCAACAAGCTGCGTGGCGGACTGAAGATCGCTGCCGTCAAGGCCCCGGGCTTCGGCGACCGTCGCAAGGCCATGCTCGAAGACATCGCCATCCTGACGGGCGGCACGGTGATCTCCGAAGACCTCGGCATCAAGCTCGAAAACGTCACGCTCGACATGCTCGGCCGTGCGAAGAAGGTTTCGATCTCCAAGGAAAACACCACGATCGTCGACGGCGCCGGCCAGAAGTCCGACATCGAAGGCCGCATTACCCAGATCAAGGCCCAGATCGAAGAAACCACTTCGGACTACGACCGCGAGAAGCTGCAGGAGCGCCTTGCCAAGCTCGCTGGCGGCGTCGCCGTCATCCGCGTCGGCGGTGCGACGGAAGTCGAAGTGAAGGAGAAGAAGGACCGCATCGACGACGCTCTCAACGCGACGCGCGCTGCCGTTCAGGAAGGCATCGTACCGGGCGGCGGCGTTGCCCTGCTGCGCTCTTCCGTCAAGATCACCGTCAAGGGTGAAAACGACGATCAGGAAGCCGGCATCAACATAGTTCGCCGCGCTCTGCAGGCTCCGGCCCGCCAGATCGTGGAAAACGCTGGTGACGAAGCCTCGATCGTTGTCGGCAAGATCCTCGAGAAGAACACCGACGATTTCGGCTACAACGCGCAGACCGGCGAATATGGTGACATGATCGCCATGGGCATCATCGACCCGGTCAAGGTCGTTCGCACCGCGCTTCAGGACGCAGCCTCGGTTGCCGGCCTGCTCGTCACGACCGAAGCCATGATCGCCGAACTGCCGAAGAAGGACGCTCCGGCAATGCCTGGCGGCATGGGCGGAATGGGTGGAATGGACATGATGTGA
- a CDS encoding OmpW/AlkL family protein codes for MACEAEAGDFISAHDGAEIAASPNPWQIRLRALDVITRDSGRVDGLAGSALSFSDTVAPEFDISYFFSDNIAAELILGTTYARVQGGGSIAGLGELGKTWLLPPTLTLQYHFTDFGAFRPYVGAGVNYTIFYNQSGKSADRLDVKNAFGTVLQVGFDYMIDDHWGFNVDAKKIFLRPDFDANVGGRNVTGKAKLDPLLFGAGITYRF; via the coding sequence GTGGCTTGTGAAGCTGAAGCAGGCGACTTTATCAGCGCACACGATGGGGCCGAAATCGCGGCTAGCCCTAACCCATGGCAGATACGCCTGCGCGCACTCGACGTCATCACAAGAGACTCTGGCCGCGTTGATGGATTAGCAGGCTCCGCCCTCTCGTTCTCTGACACGGTCGCCCCAGAATTCGATATCTCCTATTTCTTCAGTGACAATATAGCGGCCGAGCTCATCCTCGGCACGACATATGCAAGGGTCCAAGGCGGCGGCTCAATTGCCGGTTTAGGTGAGCTCGGCAAGACTTGGCTGCTGCCGCCGACGTTAACCCTGCAATACCATTTCACCGACTTTGGTGCCTTCCGACCCTATGTTGGCGCCGGCGTGAACTATACGATCTTCTACAATCAGTCAGGCAAATCCGCTGACAGGCTCGACGTCAAGAACGCGTTTGGTACGGTCTTGCAAGTTGGTTTTGACTACATGATCGATGATCACTGGGGTTTCAACGTCGACGCGAAGAAGATCTTCTTGAGGCCGGATTTCGATGCTAACGTCGGCGGAAGGAATGTCACGGGCAAAGCGAAGCTTGATCCCTTGCTCTTCGGCGCTGGCATTACCTATCGTTTTTAA
- a CDS encoding pseudoazurin: MQTFSKGAAAAVLLAAFAGSAYAADFEVHMLNNGAEGAMVFEPAFVKLNPGDSVTFVPKDKGHNVETIKDMIPDGARPFKSKMNETYKVTFDAPGIYAVKCAPHVGMGMVGVVIVGDAPANVEKVKTGKLPKKARERLDAALLAALP, translated from the coding sequence GTGCAGACATTCTCAAAGGGCGCTGCCGCTGCCGTTTTGCTTGCGGCGTTCGCCGGCAGCGCATATGCGGCCGATTTCGAAGTTCACATGCTCAACAACGGTGCTGAGGGAGCGATGGTGTTCGAACCGGCATTCGTCAAGCTGAACCCGGGCGACAGCGTCACCTTCGTCCCAAAGGACAAGGGGCATAACGTCGAGACGATCAAGGACATGATCCCCGACGGCGCAAGGCCCTTCAAGAGCAAGATGAACGAGACCTATAAGGTTACGTTCGATGCACCCGGCATTTACGCCGTCAAATGCGCGCCGCATGTCGGCATGGGCATGGTCGGCGTTGTGATTGTCGGAGATGCGCCTGCGAACGTCGAAAAGGTGAAAACCGGCAAGCTGCCGAAGAAGGCGCGGGAGCGCCTCGACGCCGCTCTCCTAGCTGCCCTTCCGTAA
- the groES gene encoding co-chaperone GroES translates to MASTNFRPLHDRVVVRRVESEEKTKGGVIIPDTAKEKPQEGEIVAVGSGARDESGKVVPLDVKAGDRVLFGKWSGTEVKINGEDLLIMKEADIMGIIG, encoded by the coding sequence ATGGCAAGCACCAATTTCCGTCCGCTGCACGACCGCGTTGTGGTCCGCCGCGTCGAGTCTGAAGAAAAGACCAAGGGCGGCGTCATCATTCCGGACACCGCGAAGGAAAAGCCGCAGGAAGGCGAAATCGTGGCTGTCGGTTCGGGCGCCCGCGACGAAAGCGGCAAGGTCGTACCGCTCGACGTCAAGGCTGGTGACCGCGTCCTGTTCGGAAAGTGGTCCGGCACCGAAGTCAAGATCAACGGCGAAGACCTTCTGATCATGAAGGAAGCCGACATCATGGGCATCATCGGCTGA
- the hemN gene encoding oxygen-independent coproporphyrinogen III oxidase, translating to MPTSILAKYSDPGPPWYTIYPTAPQFSAAVGAEAYEHWLRELPAKDAISLYIHIPFCRSICWYCGCPTTISRLDAPILHYLAVLRDEIGLVSEQTRQALPVSDVHFGGGSPNLIEPAEFLGLMELLRRRFAFVETAAVAVEIDPRTFTLGMAEALGATGVNRASIGIQSFDPLVQNAINRVQSEGQTAAAVENLRRNGVSRINFDLIYGLPHQTVKSCVETATAAVAMRPNQLAVFGYSHIPSAIKNQRLIEKTALPDNAARAEQAAAVAETLVAAGYREIGLDHFALPEDELTLAQKAGRLRRNSLGYSADTCKTLIGFGASAIGRVGEGYVQNEVALESYSRHISAGRLATSKGHRLTDQDSVRATIIERLMCDLQADVAAICAAHGLDPVPFLDTVERLAMLAEDGIVDVEDGFIRVRHDYRFVIRAVAAAFDAYLDRSP from the coding sequence TTGCCGACCTCCATCCTGGCAAAATACAGCGACCCCGGCCCCCCTTGGTACACCATTTATCCGACTGCACCGCAGTTCTCCGCGGCAGTTGGCGCCGAGGCTTACGAGCACTGGCTGAGGGAGCTCCCGGCTAAGGATGCGATATCGCTCTATATTCACATTCCGTTCTGCCGATCAATCTGCTGGTATTGCGGCTGCCCTACCACCATCTCCCGCCTGGATGCGCCGATCCTCCATTATCTCGCGGTACTGCGTGACGAGATCGGTTTGGTCTCGGAGCAAACGCGGCAGGCGCTGCCGGTGAGCGACGTGCACTTCGGCGGTGGAAGCCCTAACCTCATCGAGCCAGCAGAGTTCCTCGGTCTGATGGAGCTCCTGCGCCGCCGTTTCGCGTTCGTGGAAACGGCAGCCGTGGCCGTCGAGATTGATCCGCGCACGTTCACGCTCGGGATGGCCGAAGCCTTAGGAGCCACCGGCGTGAACCGCGCGAGCATCGGCATTCAGAGCTTCGATCCCTTAGTTCAAAACGCGATCAACCGCGTACAGAGTGAGGGGCAGACAGCGGCTGCCGTTGAAAACTTGCGCAGGAATGGAGTAAGCCGCATCAACTTCGACCTTATCTACGGTCTGCCGCATCAGACGGTGAAGTCCTGCGTGGAAACCGCGACGGCGGCAGTCGCCATGCGCCCGAACCAGCTTGCGGTGTTCGGGTACTCGCACATTCCATCCGCTATAAAGAATCAGCGCTTGATCGAGAAGACAGCGCTGCCGGACAACGCTGCCCGCGCCGAACAAGCTGCGGCCGTAGCTGAGACGCTGGTTGCCGCCGGTTACCGAGAGATCGGGCTCGACCATTTCGCCTTGCCGGAAGACGAGCTCACGCTGGCGCAGAAAGCCGGTCGCCTGCGGCGTAATTCCCTGGGTTATTCGGCCGACACCTGCAAAACCTTGATCGGTTTCGGCGCGTCGGCTATCGGCCGCGTTGGCGAGGGGTACGTCCAGAACGAAGTTGCGCTGGAATCATACAGCCGGCACATCTCAGCTGGCCGTCTGGCGACGTCAAAGGGCCACCGTCTCACAGACCAAGACAGCGTGCGAGCCACAATCATCGAGCGGCTGATGTGCGATTTGCAGGCCGACGTGGCGGCAATCTGCGCCGCCCATGGGCTGGACCCGGTGCCGTTTCTCGATACAGTAGAACGTTTGGCGATGCTGGCGGAGGACGGTATCGTGGACGTAGAGGACGGATTCATCCGTGTCCGCCACGACTATCGCTTTGTGATTCGCGCTGTCGCTGCCGCATTCGACGCTTATCTCGACCGCTCTCCGTAA
- a CDS encoding helix-turn-helix domain-containing protein, with amino-acid sequence MYAAAQPKEQPFRPAEDVARTQISGPHLVATYRAGREIYAEGDLIEKCYQVSTGAVRIYRLLSDGRRQVVSFHLPGEMFGFEAGSNHSFFAEAITETTLAVFGRRHMQERSRELLALALIGMARAQQHLLVIGRQCAVERIAAFLTDLCERQGGGRQLRLPMLRQDIADYLGLTIETVSRVMTKLKVRGAIALKDARTIDIIKPDALRELCT; translated from the coding sequence ATGTACGCCGCTGCACAACCCAAAGAACAGCCCTTCCGACCGGCCGAAGACGTTGCACGGACCCAAATTTCGGGGCCCCACCTTGTCGCCACCTACAGGGCTGGTCGGGAGATTTATGCCGAGGGCGATTTGATCGAGAAGTGCTATCAGGTTTCTACTGGCGCCGTGCGTATCTATCGCCTGCTCTCGGACGGACGGCGACAGGTCGTATCTTTTCATCTGCCAGGCGAAATGTTCGGTTTCGAAGCGGGCTCCAACCATTCTTTCTTTGCCGAGGCCATCACGGAAACAACCCTGGCCGTCTTCGGGCGGCGGCATATGCAGGAGCGTTCGCGAGAGCTTCTCGCTCTCGCCTTGATCGGCATGGCGCGGGCTCAGCAGCATCTTCTGGTGATCGGCAGGCAATGTGCCGTGGAACGAATTGCCGCATTCCTGACCGATCTTTGCGAGCGTCAAGGAGGAGGCAGGCAGTTGCGATTGCCGATGTTGCGGCAGGACATTGCCGACTATCTCGGCCTCACGATCGAGACGGTGTCGCGTGTCATGACCAAGCTGAAAGTGCGCGGGGCCATTGCTCTCAAAGACGCAAGGACGATCGACATCATCAAACCGGATGCTCTCCGTGAACTTTGCACCTGA
- the hemN gene encoding oxygen-independent coproporphyrinogen III oxidase: MQPDLVAKYGEARLPRYTSYPTAPRFSPTIDAGNYGGWLAATPAEKPVSLYLHIPFCRSMCWYCGCNTTITQRDQPILDYLDMLREEVRLVSVAARKNLAVDHVHFGGGTPTIMKPQEFHDLIRVLRDRFGFTKDAEIAVEIDPQTLEREMATALGEAGVRRASLGVQSFDSVVQKAINRKQSEEQTMEAVARLRRAGVASINFDLIYGLPHQTVQSCVNTAEAAIAMRPDRFAVFGYAHVPSFKKHQKLIDETALADAEGRIVQAEAIAATLVAAGYRRIGLDHFARADDNLAVAQAVGQLHRNFQGYTTDACDTLIGFGASAIGRTTKGYAQNEVQPGLYAQKIAAGRLATVKGYRLTEEDRLRAAIIERLMCDFSADIPAIAAAHGFDPGIVLESNARLVMLEGDGILENTAGVIRLREEGRFLIRAVATAFDAYLDQSARTHSKSA, encoded by the coding sequence ATGCAACCGGATCTTGTCGCCAAATACGGCGAGGCACGCCTGCCCCGCTACACGAGCTATCCGACCGCACCGCGCTTTTCGCCGACCATCGACGCCGGCAACTATGGCGGTTGGCTCGCGGCCACGCCGGCGGAAAAGCCGGTATCCCTCTATCTGCATATCCCCTTCTGCCGCTCGATGTGCTGGTATTGCGGCTGTAACACGACGATCACCCAGCGCGACCAGCCGATCCTCGACTATCTGGACATGCTGCGCGAGGAAGTGCGCCTGGTCTCGGTGGCGGCGAGGAAAAACCTCGCCGTCGATCACGTGCATTTCGGAGGCGGAACGCCGACGATCATGAAGCCGCAGGAGTTTCATGATCTCATCCGCGTTCTGCGCGACCGTTTCGGGTTCACGAAAGACGCCGAAATCGCGGTGGAAATCGACCCGCAAACGCTCGAACGGGAAATGGCGACGGCTCTTGGCGAAGCAGGCGTGCGCCGCGCGAGTCTCGGCGTCCAGAGCTTCGACTCGGTCGTGCAGAAGGCGATCAACCGGAAGCAGAGCGAGGAACAGACGATGGAAGCCGTTGCCCGGTTGCGGCGGGCAGGCGTCGCCAGCATCAATTTCGATCTCATCTACGGCCTGCCGCACCAGACTGTTCAATCCTGCGTCAACACGGCCGAGGCCGCTATCGCCATGCGGCCCGACCGCTTCGCCGTCTTCGGCTATGCGCATGTTCCGTCCTTCAAGAAACACCAGAAGCTGATCGACGAGACCGCGCTTGCCGATGCGGAGGGTCGGATCGTCCAGGCGGAGGCGATCGCTGCAACGCTCGTTGCCGCCGGTTATCGCCGCATCGGCCTCGATCACTTCGCCCGCGCCGACGATAACCTGGCGGTCGCACAAGCCGTGGGGCAATTGCATCGCAACTTCCAGGGCTATACGACCGATGCCTGCGATACGCTGATCGGCTTCGGCGCTTCGGCGATCGGGCGGACGACGAAGGGCTATGCACAGAACGAGGTGCAGCCCGGCCTCTATGCGCAAAAGATCGCTGCCGGCCGTCTCGCCACGGTGAAAGGCTATCGTCTTACCGAGGAGGACCGGCTGCGGGCAGCGATCATCGAGCGGCTGATGTGCGACTTTTCCGCGGACATTCCGGCCATTGCCGCCGCGCACGGCTTCGATCCCGGCATCGTGCTCGAAAGCAATGCGAGGCTCGTCATGCTGGAAGGCGACGGCATCCTCGAAAATACCGCCGGCGTCATCAGGCTCCGCGAGGAGGGGCGCTTCCTGATCCGTGCCGTGGCGACCGCCTTCGATGCCTATCTGGATCAGTCGGCGCGCACGCACAGCAAGTCGGCGTGA
- a CDS encoding transcriptional regulator gives MLGGRSIVVVAADHGLRRSVAFALEVEGYSTESYDTVQKAEDSSREALCTILDDEILRSEPQAAAQFLKKLGARAILLVDGLSAHQAPVDNVLTKPFTGPDLLGVINSLIEAAK, from the coding sequence TTGTTAGGTGGAAGAAGCATTGTCGTCGTTGCAGCCGACCACGGACTCCGAAGGTCCGTGGCTTTCGCGCTTGAGGTCGAAGGATATTCGACCGAGTCCTACGACACCGTGCAGAAGGCCGAAGACTCTTCCCGCGAGGCGCTGTGCACAATTCTCGATGATGAGATACTGAGATCAGAGCCGCAGGCCGCCGCGCAATTCCTCAAGAAGCTCGGAGCGAGGGCCATTCTGCTGGTTGACGGGCTGTCGGCGCACCAAGCGCCTGTCGACAACGTCTTGACGAAGCCGTTCACCGGTCCCGACCTGCTCGGCGTGATCAACAGCCTGATCGAAGCGGCTAAGTAA